A genomic window from Treponema maltophilum ATCC 51939 includes:
- a CDS encoding peptidylprolyl isomerase, which yields MSKATDSIKDKDGVFAVMETTRGDIVLELYYKQTPLTVTNFVGLAEGALDAAKGKPFYDGLKFHRVISKKNGDEQDFMIQGGDPQGTGRGGPGYVFPDEIVSDLRHNKAGILSMANAGAGTNGSQFFITIVPTPWLDGKHTVFGRVVAGQDVVNSMLVNDVIKKVTIIRNGSEAKKFTATQADFNRLKKEAGEKVFKEIEAKFPGAKKDANGIYYLVKKDGSGNKAGKGRQAAVHYTGSLLNGQVFDSSQGRSPLRFTTGAGQMIPGFDVMVQDMKLHEKRTIVLPPNMAYGANGIPGVIPGNAYLVFEVELTELR from the coding sequence ATGAGTAAAGCAACGGACAGCATAAAAGATAAGGACGGCGTTTTTGCCGTTATGGAAACGACGCGCGGAGATATCGTACTTGAACTGTATTATAAGCAAACTCCCTTAACCGTTACGAATTTCGTCGGTTTGGCCGAAGGAGCGCTCGATGCGGCGAAGGGAAAGCCCTTTTACGACGGCTTGAAATTCCACCGCGTTATAAGCAAAAAAAACGGTGATGAGCAGGATTTTATGATTCAAGGCGGCGATCCTCAGGGAACCGGCCGCGGCGGGCCGGGCTATGTTTTCCCGGACGAAATCGTTTCCGATCTGCGCCACAATAAGGCGGGCATTCTTTCGATGGCGAACGCCGGTGCGGGCACGAACGGCAGTCAGTTTTTTATTACAATTGTGCCAACGCCGTGGCTCGACGGAAAGCATACCGTGTTCGGCCGTGTTGTCGCCGGACAGGACGTTGTCAATTCGATGCTTGTAAACGATGTGATAAAAAAGGTAACGATTATCCGCAACGGAAGCGAAGCGAAAAAGTTTACGGCGACCCAAGCGGACTTTAACCGCTTAAAAAAAGAAGCCGGTGAAAAGGTCTTTAAAGAAATCGAAGCGAAATTCCCCGGCGCGAAAAAAGACGCGAACGGTATTTATTACCTTGTAAAAAAAGACGGAAGCGGCAACAAGGCGGGCAAGGGCCGGCAAGCCGCCGTGCATTACACGGGTTCTCTTTTGAACGGACAGGTGTTCGACTCTTCGCAGGGACGTTCTCCGCTGCGCTTTACGACCGGTGCCGGACAAATGATTCCCGGCTTTGACGTTATGGTACAGGACATGAAACTGCACGAAAAACGCACAATCGTGTTGCCGCCGAATATGGCGTACGGAGCGAACGGCATCCCCGGCGTCATTCCGGGCAATGCGTACCTCGTGTTTGAAGTGGAGCTCACCGAACTGCGGTAA
- a CDS encoding SH3 domain-containing protein, protein MNKPICCLLFIVSSLGLYAQKYIAVDYDKSWDHYVIDNKVNVRSTPSLSGEKLFQLNAGDAVRIIKWNKDWEWLLEEGYYAPWYKISCAQGTGYICGRYISCKEAVGDLDNDGEDEIFACLCITERKGGAVSDVHPSFYNVNKNHVLIKKSHIEHIDLEKFYKKPIAEDTSYSIVKCEDLVPNVSFLVAISGFGDSSVGGDGWSKARYFYFVNGTLKYFATLSNSWSETHHETVEKFEFNGDRIEHINTYIRWENGKESAPRIKRISYRWDGKDFIKIED, encoded by the coding sequence ATGAACAAACCGATTTGTTGTTTGCTGTTTATTGTGAGTTCACTCGGCTTGTATGCACAAAAGTACATCGCCGTAGATTACGACAAGAGCTGGGATCATTATGTCATAGATAACAAAGTGAATGTCCGCTCGACGCCGAGCCTTTCCGGTGAAAAACTGTTTCAGCTGAATGCAGGCGATGCGGTTCGTATTATCAAATGGAATAAAGATTGGGAATGGCTTTTAGAGGAAGGCTATTATGCACCGTGGTACAAAATCTCCTGCGCCCAAGGGACGGGTTATATCTGCGGTCGATATATTTCCTGCAAAGAGGCTGTAGGGGATCTCGATAACGACGGGGAAGATGAGATTTTTGCATGTCTTTGCATTACCGAACGTAAAGGAGGGGCGGTTTCCGATGTCCATCCAAGTTTTTATAATGTAAATAAAAATCATGTGCTGATAAAAAAATCACATATTGAACATATTGATTTAGAAAAATTTTACAAAAAACCCATTGCGGAAGATACGTCTTATTCGATAGTCAAATGCGAAGACTTGGTACCGAATGTATCGTTTCTTGTTGCAATAAGCGGCTTCGGCGATTCAAGCGTTGGAGGCGACGGCTGGTCTAAAGCACGATATTTTTATTTTGTAAACGGGACGTTAAAATATTTTGCGACGCTTTCCAACAGTTGGTCTGAAACGCACCATGAAACAGTCGAAAAATTTGAATTTAACGGAGACAGGATAGAACATATCAATACTTATATAAGATGGGAAAACGGCAAGGAATCGGCTCCCAGAATCAAGCGCATATCTTACCGGTGGGATGGGAAAGATTTTATAAAAATTGAAGATTAG
- a CDS encoding YifB family Mg chelatase-like AAA ATPase: MKIMSFSPFGYEGALVTIEVDLRRGIPAVDMVGLADNAVRESRERMRAAIRNSGFEFPVERVLISLSPADVKKEGAGFDLAIALAVLHKKEHPEYGIAKDAALVMGELELSGRIRAVRGVHAALSTAREYGIRNCIIPAENTAEAGVFSSMKVFPVRFLTDAFELFSKLASESEQKDADVGTDCGFTESFDTDTGAHDRTAELPAARSSECANIKDEPVVFSDFPPQADYREISGQGFLIEALQIAAAGRHNLIAYGPPGCGKTLALSRFYTLLPRLTHEEALTVTRIYSIAGLLTSGTRILQDPPFRMPHQSSTAEGIIGGGMHCRPGEISLAHNGVLFLDEAADFRISVLQALRVPLEEGKITLSRAGRSTEYPAHFQLLLAANPCPCGNFGSTDKICLCRPQAVEQYWRRFSAPLLDRIDIRVALIGPGETVKTREGDADGFFSAEQRLSTAQLREAIADATAIQRKRQGKPNARLEAAEIRQFCPLGEEAERFLTESARRFAFSARGIHSCIKLARTCADTEKSARIQKHHMEKAVLFHRNAGGIHMMF; this comes from the coding sequence ATGAAGATTATGAGTTTTTCGCCTTTCGGCTATGAAGGCGCTTTGGTCACGATCGAAGTGGATTTGAGACGCGGCATTCCCGCAGTCGACATGGTAGGTCTTGCCGACAACGCGGTGCGCGAATCGCGGGAGCGCATGAGAGCCGCCATACGGAACTCAGGTTTCGAGTTTCCCGTTGAACGGGTACTGATCAGCTTGTCGCCGGCGGATGTAAAAAAAGAGGGTGCCGGCTTCGATTTGGCAATCGCGCTTGCCGTGCTGCACAAAAAAGAGCATCCGGAATACGGGATCGCAAAAGATGCGGCGCTCGTTATGGGGGAATTGGAACTTTCAGGCCGCATACGGGCGGTACGCGGCGTTCATGCGGCGCTTTCGACCGCACGGGAATACGGCATACGCAACTGTATAATTCCCGCGGAAAATACCGCCGAGGCGGGCGTTTTTTCGTCGATGAAGGTCTTCCCCGTGCGATTTTTAACGGACGCCTTTGAACTGTTTTCAAAACTTGCGTCCGAAAGCGAACAAAAAGATGCAGACGTCGGCACGGACTGCGGCTTTACCGAATCTTTCGATACGGACACAGGTGCGCACGATCGTACCGCGGAATTGCCCGCCGCACGCTCAAGCGAATGCGCAAACATAAAGGACGAGCCGGTTGTTTTTTCCGATTTTCCGCCGCAAGCGGATTACCGCGAAATAAGCGGACAAGGTTTTTTAATCGAAGCGCTGCAAATAGCGGCTGCGGGAAGACATAACCTTATCGCATACGGCCCGCCCGGCTGCGGAAAAACGCTTGCACTGAGCCGCTTTTATACGCTTTTGCCGCGCCTGACGCACGAAGAGGCCTTAACCGTAACGCGCATTTACAGCATCGCCGGTCTTTTAACGTCCGGTACGCGGATATTGCAGGATCCGCCCTTCCGAATGCCGCACCAAAGTTCAACCGCGGAAGGGATTATCGGCGGCGGCATGCACTGCCGCCCCGGAGAAATATCGCTTGCACACAACGGCGTGCTGTTTTTGGACGAAGCGGCCGACTTCCGCATATCGGTTTTACAGGCTTTGCGCGTGCCGCTCGAAGAAGGGAAAATCACGTTAAGCAGAGCGGGACGCAGCACCGAATACCCGGCTCACTTTCAGCTGCTTTTGGCGGCAAATCCGTGCCCCTGCGGCAATTTCGGCAGTACGGATAAAATTTGTCTGTGCCGGCCTCAGGCGGTCGAACAGTATTGGAGACGTTTTTCGGCACCCTTACTCGACCGAATCGACATCCGCGTTGCGCTTATCGGTCCGGGCGAGACGGTAAAAACACGCGAAGGGGATGCGGACGGTTTTTTTTCGGCCGAACAAAGGCTGTCCACCGCGCAGCTGCGTGAGGCGATCGCCGATGCGACGGCCATACAACGCAAGCGGCAGGGCAAACCGAACGCCCGGCTCGAAGCGGCCGAAATTCGGCAATTTTGTCCGCTCGGCGAAGAGGCCGAGCGCTTTTTAACCGAGAGCGCCCGGCGATTCGCTTTTTCGGCGCGCGGTATACACAGCTGCATAAAACTTGCGCGTACCTGCGCCGATACGGAAAAAAGCGCGCGCATTCAAAAACATCATATGGAAAAAGCGGTGCTTTTCCACCGGAACGCCGGCGGCATCCATATGATGTTTTAA
- a CDS encoding Crp/Fnr family transcriptional regulator, whose amino-acid sequence MPKAMQYTKGSIIYFSGDRDERIFILQQGLIVLTSTDIETGVPQTEHIKRGEFFGVKSALGHFPREETATVVADSLVIALNVAEFEKMFSENKAIIMKMLRVFSNQLRAIHRKTESILNSNADVDQPTGMLSVAQSFLEDEQYKACCDVCMKLLSRFPNAANKEEAARLYTNTKRKLDMQKQRGGNQRQQAAAEESEKEAAGTGAGALKQFSLPAFSRFAKTFEPGSVIIAEYEPGDSFYLIQSGSVQLVKCVKGAKKNLDILRPSEFFGEMAILENSPRSATAVAVDKVEVLEFNKENFELLITGNPQIALILLKLFCKRIYDQKRRFRILVIEDTQARIADVFLMFAEMQTPADPNERTMRFNLTIQDISHWAGLPVDAVREEVNRFVEKRKIEVYDSYIIVNNIVDMRRIVDTRAALRTA is encoded by the coding sequence ATGCCTAAGGCAATGCAGTACACAAAAGGTTCGATTATTTACTTCTCGGGTGATCGCGACGAAAGAATATTTATTTTGCAGCAGGGACTTATTGTTTTAACAAGTACCGATATCGAAACCGGCGTACCGCAAACGGAGCATATAAAGCGCGGCGAATTTTTCGGCGTAAAGTCGGCTTTGGGACATTTCCCGCGCGAAGAAACCGCAACGGTTGTTGCCGATAGTCTGGTTATAGCGCTTAACGTCGCCGAATTCGAAAAAATGTTCAGCGAAAATAAAGCGATCATTATGAAAATGCTGCGCGTGTTTTCGAATCAGCTGCGCGCCATTCACCGTAAAACGGAATCCATCTTAAACAGCAACGCCGACGTTGACCAACCGACGGGCATGTTGTCGGTTGCGCAAAGCTTTCTCGAGGACGAACAGTATAAAGCCTGCTGCGACGTGTGCATGAAGCTCTTGTCGCGATTTCCGAATGCGGCAAATAAGGAAGAAGCGGCCCGGCTGTATACGAATACGAAGCGCAAGCTTGATATGCAAAAACAGCGTGGCGGCAACCAGCGCCAACAAGCTGCGGCTGAAGAATCGGAAAAAGAAGCCGCAGGTACCGGAGCCGGCGCTTTAAAGCAGTTTTCGCTTCCGGCCTTTTCGCGCTTTGCCAAAACATTCGAGCCGGGCTCCGTTATTATCGCCGAATACGAACCGGGCGACAGTTTTTATCTGATTCAATCCGGCTCGGTGCAGCTTGTAAAATGCGTAAAAGGCGCAAAGAAGAATTTGGATATTTTGCGCCCGTCCGAATTTTTCGGTGAAATGGCCATATTGGAAAATTCTCCCCGTTCGGCAACGGCCGTTGCGGTGGACAAGGTTGAAGTGCTGGAATTCAATAAAGAAAACTTCGAACTTTTAATTACCGGCAATCCCCAGATTGCGCTTATACTGCTTAAATTGTTTTGCAAGCGTATTTACGATCAAAAGCGCCGCTTCAGAATTTTGGTTATCGAAGACACGCAAGCCCGCATTGCCGATGTTTTCCTTATGTTTGCCGAAATGCAGACGCCGGCGGATCCGAACGAACGCACCATGCGCTTCAATCTGACGATTCAGGATATTTCGCACTGGGCCGGTTTGCCCGTGGACGCCGTCCGCGAAGAGGTGAACCGCTTTGTCGAAAAGCGCAAAATAGAAGTGTACGACAGCTATATCATCGTCAACAATATAGTCGATATGCGCCGTATTGTGGATACCCGCGCGGCCTTGCGCACCGCATAA
- a CDS encoding thioredoxin family protein: MNFRKRVCAAIMTAVLFALFLPIFFTGCYTDSPVWYDDFNTALSAAQAENKDIFLLFTGLKWDTVSEELQVDIFDTEEFKKAAGKNYVLLRIDIEYITSPSAGQSSKNYRLATTMGVIAAPSALLVTKAGQPFAFLPMTTSTKTPADVLKLIRAERGNERKVNALYAKMQKASGTAKVKATDAYIEAIPERFHMTLMDLFTDIVASDPENKSGLLGKYKVRKAAFDGARLAASGDYDGAVNTFLVLLGESDLLTKTQIQELYYAAAYYAMQSTKVSKEDVKTYLQQAYNAAPDSSMSADLLSLIDSFSNIPNAQKAQAQ, translated from the coding sequence ATGAATTTTCGCAAACGCGTTTGTGCCGCCATAATGACGGCCGTGCTTTTCGCACTTTTTTTACCGATTTTTTTTACCGGCTGCTATACGGATTCACCCGTATGGTACGACGACTTTAACACCGCCCTTTCGGCCGCACAGGCGGAAAATAAAGATATTTTTTTACTGTTTACGGGGTTAAAGTGGGATACCGTAAGTGAAGAGCTTCAAGTCGATATTTTCGATACGGAAGAATTCAAAAAAGCGGCGGGCAAAAACTACGTGCTGTTGCGAATCGATATCGAATATATTACTTCTCCTTCGGCCGGCCAAAGCAGCAAAAATTACCGCCTTGCAACGACTATGGGGGTAATAGCGGCTCCTTCAGCCCTGCTCGTTACCAAAGCCGGGCAGCCTTTCGCGTTTTTGCCGATGACGACTTCGACAAAGACGCCTGCCGATGTTTTAAAACTTATCCGCGCGGAGCGCGGCAACGAAAGAAAAGTCAATGCGCTGTATGCAAAAATGCAAAAAGCGTCGGGGACTGCCAAAGTAAAAGCGACGGATGCATATATAGAAGCCATTCCCGAGCGTTTTCATATGACGCTCATGGATCTGTTTACCGATATCGTCGCTTCCGATCCTGAAAATAAAAGCGGCCTTTTGGGAAAATACAAGGTGCGTAAAGCGGCGTTCGACGGAGCAAGACTGGCGGCATCCGGCGATTACGACGGTGCGGTGAATACGTTTTTGGTGCTGCTCGGCGAATCGGATCTTTTAACGAAAACTCAAATTCAGGAACTGTATTATGCCGCCGCTTATTACGCCATGCAAAGCACAAAGGTGTCGAAAGAAGACGTAAAAACCTATCTACAGCAAGCGTATAACGCCGCGCCGGACAGCTCGATGAGCGCCGATTTGTTGTCGCTTATCGATTCGTTTTCGAATATTCCGAATGCACAAAAAGCGCAGGCTCAATAA
- a CDS encoding hemolysin family protein, protein MLTALIVSGTLILIFFSMMFSAAETAFFSINKLRLRFLRDKKHKGALKAGKLLDNKERLLNTVLVGNNIVNIGLSVLFTSLALTLFGSRGQSLGVALASVSATLLLLIFGEILPKTAAAARPESVAFTLAGPITFFSYVFNPLVRFFTLLCSRLIALFGIKVASPTVSFTEEEIKTFIEVGGEEGLIHSAGEKMMRNVFTFTDLEAQDIMVPRTEIVSIAQNTGYTEILELAQKSRLSLFPVRGRDIDDIIGVLYVKDLLPYSGSKKDFSVKKIMRPPLFILETKNMTDIQQALYENNQTIAVVLDEYSGTAGILTKDDIAEEIFGTVNDEYYFPESEKEVKISENEALVSGKTRLIDLSEKLGIPLHSDFNETVAGFIMEKLDAVPQPGDSIVFDGWRFTVNLMSGRRIRQVHIKAEVER, encoded by the coding sequence ATGTTGACCGCGCTGATAGTGTCGGGAACCCTTATTCTTATCTTTTTTTCGATGATGTTTTCGGCAGCCGAAACCGCGTTTTTTTCGATAAACAAACTGCGGCTGCGGTTTTTGCGCGATAAAAAACACAAGGGTGCGCTGAAAGCCGGAAAACTTTTGGATAACAAAGAACGCCTTTTAAACACGGTGCTTGTCGGCAACAATATCGTAAACATAGGTTTATCGGTTTTGTTTACGTCCCTCGCGCTTACCTTGTTCGGCTCGAGAGGGCAGTCTTTAGGCGTTGCGCTCGCGTCCGTGAGTGCAACCCTTTTGCTGTTGATTTTCGGCGAAATTCTTCCCAAAACCGCAGCGGCCGCCCGGCCGGAAAGCGTTGCCTTTACGCTTGCAGGTCCCATAACTTTTTTTTCGTATGTGTTCAATCCGCTCGTGCGCTTTTTTACCCTGTTGTGCTCGCGCCTTATCGCGCTTTTCGGCATTAAGGTTGCTTCGCCGACGGTGTCGTTTACCGAAGAGGAAATCAAAACCTTTATCGAAGTCGGCGGCGAAGAAGGACTTATTCACTCGGCCGGCGAAAAAATGATGCGCAATGTGTTTACCTTTACCGATCTTGAAGCGCAGGATATTATGGTGCCGCGTACGGAAATCGTCAGCATTGCGCAAAACACCGGCTATACCGAAATACTCGAGCTTGCACAAAAATCGCGCCTTTCGCTTTTTCCCGTGAGGGGAAGGGACATAGACGATATTATCGGCGTGCTGTACGTTAAAGACCTGCTGCCGTATTCGGGCAGCAAAAAGGACTTTTCGGTAAAAAAAATTATGCGGCCGCCGCTTTTCATTCTCGAAACGAAAAACATGACCGATATTCAGCAAGCGCTGTACGAAAACAATCAAACGATTGCTGTTGTGCTGGACGAATATTCGGGTACGGCGGGAATTCTTACTAAGGACGATATTGCCGAAGAGATTTTCGGAACCGTAAACGACGAATATTATTTTCCCGAAAGCGAAAAAGAAGTAAAAATCAGCGAAAATGAAGCGCTCGTCAGCGGCAAAACGCGTCTTATCGATTTGTCCGAAAAACTGGGAATACCGCTGCATTCCGACTTTAACGAAACGGTTGCCGGTTTTATTATGGAAAAACTGGACGCCGTGCCGCAGCCGGGCGATTCTATTGTGTTCGACGGCTGGCGTTTTACCGTCAATTTGATGTCGGGCAGACGAATCAGACAAGTGCACATAAAGGCGGAGGTCGAACGGTGA
- a CDS encoding hemolysin family protein, with translation MNVLVSVIVLIVLIAFSAVFSSSETALLSVSNIQLRQMLKKKEPKAQRIAYLKKNMPEVLTAILIGNNFVNSLSSSLAAALAVSLLGGKGNAAAAACMTFIIIVFGEVLPKTIAASNGVRTAARFADFLTVVRRALSPLVWIFLKIVQALTSLLNKNRHPESGRLTEGELKTLFDVGGQEGTLQSGEKELLHRIFEFTDLRLRDIARPRTLVKTVRADASYKEVVQAVSESGYSRLPVCASSFDEIEGLIHFKDILFYAGSKKDFSLGDIMHRVLFVPETQTALSLLHTFKTEKRNFAVVVDEHGSNFGIVTMDDILKAVFGRIIDEYNGSDKAPEDRIAVISSSEFIVPGDMLLSDVNNIFGLQLASEEYDTIAGWLLEQFGYLPETSEHVLRFGLLFTVEEQRRRRIQRIRIQYAREIPKEK, from the coding sequence GTGAACGTTTTGGTTTCCGTTATTGTGCTGATTGTGCTTATCGCTTTTTCCGCCGTTTTTTCATCGTCCGAAACGGCGCTGCTTTCGGTTTCGAATATTCAGCTGCGTCAAATGCTTAAAAAAAAGGAACCGAAGGCGCAGCGCATTGCATATTTGAAAAAAAATATGCCTGAAGTTTTAACGGCGATTCTTATCGGCAATAATTTTGTCAATTCGCTTTCTTCGTCGCTTGCGGCGGCTTTGGCCGTGAGTCTTCTCGGCGGTAAGGGGAATGCCGCTGCCGCGGCATGTATGACTTTTATTATCATTGTATTCGGCGAAGTGCTTCCCAAAACGATCGCTGCATCGAACGGAGTGCGAACCGCCGCCCGCTTTGCCGATTTTTTAACCGTTGTTCGGCGCGCGCTTTCGCCGCTTGTGTGGATTTTTCTTAAAATCGTCCAAGCCCTGACGTCGCTTTTGAATAAAAACCGACATCCCGAATCGGGGCGGCTTACCGAAGGCGAACTGAAAACGCTTTTCGATGTGGGCGGCCAAGAGGGAACGCTGCAAAGCGGCGAAAAAGAGCTGCTGCACCGGATTTTCGAATTTACCGATTTGCGCCTTCGCGATATTGCGCGTCCACGTACACTCGTAAAAACGGTCCGTGCCGACGCTTCGTACAAGGAAGTCGTGCAGGCGGTTTCCGAGTCGGGCTATTCGCGCTTGCCGGTTTGCGCATCTTCGTTCGACGAAATCGAAGGGCTTATTCATTTTAAAGATATTTTATTTTACGCCGGCAGCAAAAAGGATTTTTCGCTCGGCGACATCATGCACCGCGTTTTGTTCGTTCCGGAAACGCAGACGGCTTTGTCGCTTTTGCACACGTTTAAAACCGAAAAGAGGAATTTTGCCGTTGTCGTCGACGAACACGGAAGCAACTTCGGCATCGTAACGATGGACGATATTCTTAAAGCCGTTTTCGGCCGCATAATCGACGAATATAACGGTTCCGATAAAGCACCCGAAGACCGTATCGCGGTGATAAGTTCTTCGGAATTTATCGTTCCCGGCGACATGCTTTTAAGCGACGTGAATAACATCTTCGGTTTGCAGCTTGCATCCGAGGAATACGATACGATCGCCGGCTGGCTTTTGGAACAGTTCGGTTATTTGCCCGAAACGTCCGAACATGTTTTGCGATTCGGCCTTTTGTTTACGGTTGAAGAACAGCGCAGGCGGCGCATTCAGCGTATCCGCATACAATATGCAAGAGAAATTCCGAAAGAAAAATAA
- a CDS encoding omptin family outer membrane protease translates to MKTERLFFARTRLCILFLLCVFAHGAFAQSDAGAKLNPWFSQLDLSFASGGTYANIKEFVYKKNSAGKYALLSRLDWKDIFMWTVGAKLGCDINRWRFVFDFSTALPVPGPSSMQDRDWKTLDSALTDYSEHPMRLDSFFGTGASLAYRFFDTEVLILGAGAGFAYTATNLTAYDGSAFLPSQKNYSGDVVSYSQRIYEPRIMLYGEWKPFSLFETHARLFVSPFTFIRATDTHYAIVDASGASLAPAIGKQYSDRPFGPASFKAELALRFNLPQKKSAGETESEKRTHPASVRHAIALQADAAFVPELKGASYSRSSKSLPFAKTGDKAGSSYFSFGISLAYCMRIR, encoded by the coding sequence ATGAAAACTGAACGTCTTTTTTTTGCGCGCACGCGCCTATGCATACTTTTTCTACTGTGTGTTTTTGCGCACGGCGCTTTCGCGCAAAGCGATGCGGGCGCAAAACTGAATCCGTGGTTTTCGCAGCTCGACCTTTCTTTTGCGAGCGGCGGCACATATGCAAATATAAAAGAATTCGTGTATAAAAAGAATTCGGCGGGCAAATATGCGCTTTTAAGCCGCCTCGATTGGAAAGACATTTTCATGTGGACGGTCGGCGCAAAACTCGGCTGCGATATAAACCGCTGGCGTTTTGTCTTCGATTTTTCGACGGCTTTGCCCGTTCCCGGCCCTTCGTCCATGCAGGACCGCGATTGGAAAACGCTCGATTCGGCCCTTACCGATTATTCCGAACACCCGATGCGTCTCGATTCTTTTTTCGGTACGGGAGCAAGCCTTGCTTACCGTTTTTTTGATACGGAAGTTCTTATCTTGGGCGCCGGCGCAGGCTTTGCCTATACGGCGACAAACCTGACCGCCTACGACGGAAGCGCTTTCCTGCCCTCGCAAAAAAACTACAGCGGGGACGTCGTTTCGTATTCGCAGCGGATATATGAACCGCGCATTATGCTCTACGGCGAATGGAAACCCTTCAGCCTGTTTGAAACACACGCACGTCTTTTCGTATCCCCTTTCACCTTTATTCGCGCAACGGATACGCACTACGCAATAGTCGATGCTTCGGGCGCATCTCTGGCACCGGCAATCGGCAAGCAATATTCCGACCGCCCGTTCGGCCCGGCATCATTTAAAGCGGAACTCGCCCTGCGTTTTAATCTGCCGCAAAAAAAATCCGCGGGCGAAACGGAAAGCGAAAAACGGACACATCCGGCTTCGGTGCGCCATGCCATTGCATTGCAGGCTGATGCCGCCTTTGTACCGGAATTAAAAGGGGCTTCATATTCTCGTTCGTCAAAATCGCTACCATTCGCAAAAACGGGAGACAAAGCCGGATCTTCTTATTTTTCTTTCGGAATTTCTCTTGCATATTGTATGCGGATACGCTGA
- a CDS encoding RluA family pseudouridine synthase: MILRVKTQQNFSLIYEDDDLVVLNKKAGLAVAADRYDPEAPRLDLEAEKELGPLYAVHRIDKDTSGLILYARTENAQKKLSQAFEKRLVQKTYHALVYGRPLWETLRADMPLLPDADLRHRTAVNRKSGKPSVTDFTFLGQCGPFSWMEAKPLTGRTHQIRVHVTECGFPIVCDPLYGPAGQKSVRLSELKRSWRGDPFEERPLLSRLALHAFRLAFDHPVTGKPLVFAAPYPKDLEAVRKQLAKLYKTDPLAHYEN, encoded by the coding sequence ATGATTTTACGCGTGAAAACGCAACAGAATTTCAGTTTGATATATGAAGATGACGACCTTGTCGTACTGAATAAAAAAGCGGGATTGGCGGTTGCCGCCGACCGTTACGATCCGGAGGCTCCGCGTTTGGATCTCGAAGCCGAAAAGGAACTGGGGCCTTTGTATGCGGTTCACAGAATCGACAAGGACACGTCGGGGCTGATTTTATACGCCCGCACCGAAAACGCTCAAAAAAAACTTTCGCAGGCTTTTGAAAAACGCCTTGTGCAAAAAACATACCACGCGCTTGTATACGGCAGACCGCTTTGGGAAACGCTGCGAGCCGACATGCCCCTGCTGCCCGATGCGGATTTACGCCACCGTACCGCGGTCAACCGCAAATCGGGAAAACCCTCCGTTACGGATTTTACCTTTTTAGGACAGTGCGGGCCTTTTTCGTGGATGGAAGCAAAGCCGCTGACAGGGCGCACACACCAAATACGGGTGCATGTAACCGAATGCGGTTTTCCGATCGTGTGCGATCCCCTATACGGGCCGGCGGGACAAAAGAGCGTGCGCCTGTCGGAACTAAAGCGTTCGTGGCGCGGCGATCCTTTTGAAGAAAGGCCGCTTTTATCGCGGCTCGCCCTTCACGCGTTCCGGCTCGCCTTCGACCATCCCGTAACCGGTAAACCGCTTGTCTTCGCCGCGCCCTACCCGAAAGATTTGGAAGCCGTGCGCAAACAGCTTGCCAAATTGTACAAAACCGACCCACTTGCACACTATGAAAACTGA